TAACAACCGGAAAACCAACGCTGTCGAGAGTATCCTCAAGATCTTCAATATCGCGGATTCGATAGCCTTTCGGAACCGGCACGCCCATATCGCCGAGTAGCGTTTTGGTAGCGTGTTTATTCCCCGCGATATCGACCGAGATCATATTTGTATTGACCGTTGTCGTCGCCTGAATACGCTTTTGATAGACGCCGTATCCAAGTTGGACAAGCGATTGATCATTTAGACGAATAAACGGAATGTCGCGATTGTCGGCCTCTTCGACCAATGAACCCGTCGACGGGCCAAAGCGTACGTCTTGGCGGATCTCTCGCATTTCCTGAATCTCTTTTGCGAGTTCATCTTTGATTTCCTGAGTGGACCGTCCTTCGGCAAGATCCAAAAAGAGCCGTACCGCGGCACGACCGACGTATCGACCCACTTCCTCCTCGAGATAGCTAAAAACGACGTTATAGATTCCGCGTTCGTCTGTTTCCCGCGTACGACCGTACCCGGTATCCATCCCTGCGAGCGTCTGCAGTTCCAACGCGAAGTGCTCGATCACGTGTCCGGCCCAAGTGCCTTCCTCCACGCGCTTCAGAAATCCGCCCTCTTCCTGATAACTACAACCGTGGGTCGCAATTGATGGCAAGACATCCCTGAGCCTGTCGTAAAAGCCCTCGATCTTATCGGTCGGCCGTTCCTCATAGTCAGCGATGTCTAATCGCATTATGATCAGCTTTTTCCAATAGCCGCTCCAGTAGTTAGGGCCGCGAAGTGTGCGAATTTCGAGTATTTCCATTGTTTCAATTAGCCAAGGTCAGGCAGCAAGAATTCATTCGGCGGAGGCATCGGATACCGATCGAGATAGTTGTAAACGAGCCCATCACGTAATACGTGAAACTGGACACCACAGATGCTAAACGCTTCGTTATCACCGACTTCCGCTATCTCGTTGAAGGTAATCTCTGAACCGTCAACGATCGTTGTTGACCCCTGCCCGAAGACCTCAAGTATTCCTTTACCATCAAGAATGATCGCAGTATTTTCATCAATGCCGATGCCTAGGTTGTACGGATTGTATGACACTGCGGTTATTAGACGACTGATGCGTCCGCGTTCGCTGAAGTGCTGGTCGATGATGATATTTTTCAGAAAGCCTAGCCCGGGACTAAGCTTTACGGCATTCTTATGGGGATGTGAACTTGCATCGCCGCGGACGATCATCGATGTGCTCATTGCCGCCGCACCCGCGCTCGTACCCGCCATTACAACATTGGTGTCGCGCACCATCTTGCGAAGTTTCTCAGCAAGTTTTGTCCCACCTAGCACCGACACAAGGCGCATCTGGTCACCGCCCGTCATAAATACACCGGTTACGCCGTCCGTAAGCTTTTCGACATCCGCTTGGACAACATCCTGTCGCGAGGTCGCTCGCAAAACCCGTGGATTTGTCACACCGAGATTTCTGAAGGCCTGCGTGTACACGTCTGCAGCAAACTCGGGGAAATCCGATGCAACCGGAACGATCAATATTTCTGCCTTGTCGCCGCCGGCTAGTTCAAGAAATTTCTTAAGTATACGACGCTCATTATACTTATCTTCCGCCCCACCGATAACGAGCAGATGCCCGCCGATGATCTCACGGTCATCTGATTCACTCATTTGTTATTATGGAAAACTATAATTTAGAAAACTTTACACTAAGTTAGTGTAAAGTTCAGGATTGGTCAAGAATTCGATGGGTTTTATGTAATTGATCATCGTATCTCATCCGCCGTCACACTCTTTTCGGCGTGTATTTCTTGCAGACTTCTGACCGTAAGAGTTTCTGATGTGAGTTTTGTCCCTATCGCCTCGATCAATGCTTCCGCTCCCGTGATGGTAGTAACACACGGAACATTGAATTGTAGAGCGGCCTTTCGGATCGCTTTCTCGTCAAAATGTGACACTTTACCAAGCGGCGTGTTGATGATCAGTGCGATCTCGCCTTGCCGGATCAGATCGGCGATATTGGGACGGCCTTCGTTGACCTTAAAAGTCGTCTCGCACTCTAAACCGACCTCGTGTAGACGTTTGGCAGTCCCGAATGTCGCCACTAGATCGAATCCGAGGTTACTCAACCGCCTTGCGAGCAACACCGCCTGCCCCTTATCTACCTCGTTGACCGAGATGAACGCTCGACCGCTTAGCGGCAACCTTAAGCCCGCACCTTCCATCGCCTTTCCGTATGCCTCGCCAAATGTCGCCCCGACTCCCATAACCTCACCCGTCGAGTGCATTTCCGGCCCAAGTATCGGATCAACTCCGGCAAACTTCTTGAAAGGAAAAACAGGTGACTTTACAAATATCTTGGGGACCGGCAGGACATCCGGAAGGTTAAAATCGGCCAGACGCTTGTGGCCCGCCATCACCAATGAAGCGATCTTTGCGATCGGCACGCCCGTGGCCTTCGCGACGAATGGCACCGTCCGGGACGCTCTCGGATTGACCTCAAGAACGTAAACGCGGTCGTCCTTAATGGCATATTGAATGTTCATCAACCCTTTGACCTTGAGTGCCTTCGCCAACAGATTAGTATAATGGCGGATCGTTGCAAGGTGTTCCTGGGCGATCTTCTGCGCCGGTAAGACACTCGACGAGTCGCCCGAGTGAATACCCGCTTCCTCGATATGGCCCTGTATCCCGGCAATTACCACCGTGTCGTCATCGGCGAGTGCGTCGACGTCCACTTCGGCAGCACGTTCAAGAAATTTGTCTATCAGTATCGGTTTTGCCGGCGAAGCATCAACCGCGGAGCGCATATATTCATCTAGTGACTCATCATCGTAAACTATCGCCATCGCTCGCCCGCCGAGCACAAAACTCGGCCTCACGATGATAGGATAACCTATTTTGTTTGCAACACTTTTCGCCTCATCAGCTGATGTGACACTCGAATTATCCGGACACGGAATCTTAAGTTCTGCAAGTAACGCCCCAAACCGTTCACGATCCTCAGCCAGATCGATCGAGTCGGGCGAAGTACCTATGATCGGCACACCCGCGGCGTGCAACCTGTCGGCGAGATTCAAAGGCGTTTGACCACCGAACTGGACAATGACACCCTCCGGTTTCTCGACCTCGACGATATTCATCACGTCTTCGTAGGTCAGGGGCTCAAAATATAATCGGTCCGAAGTGTCGTAATCCGTCGACACCGTCTCCGGATTACAATTGACCATTATCGTCTCGAAGTCCGCTTCTCGCAGTGCAAAACTTGCGTGACAACAGCAATAGTCGAATTCAATGCCCTGGCCGATCCGGTTGGGGCCAGAGCCAAGGATCATTATCTTACGACGCGACGTCGGCTCTGCTTCGCACTCCTCTTCGTAGGTAGAATATAAATACGGCGTAAAGGATTCGAACTCCGCTCCGCAAGTATCGACCCGCTTATAGACCGGCCTTATCTGCAGTGTTTGCCTATAGTTACGAACCTCTACTTCAGGTGAGTCCGTAAGAAATGAGATTCGCCGATCGGACAACCCACACTCTTTCAGACTCAACATTAGGTCACGCGATATCTCCTGTAGCGGAATAGTTCCCATCGCGTCCTGAAGATCCATAACCTGTTTGAGTTGGTCCAGAAACCACGGGTCGATCCTGGTCAGACGGTGTATCTCTTCGAGCGAATATCCAATTTGGACAGCGTACGTCAAATAGGAGAATCGCTGCGAATTCGGCCGAGCTAGTTTGCGTTGTAATTCTGCATCCGGAACATCTACTAAACGCAACGGTTTAACCGCTTCGAGCGAACGTAACCCCTTAAACAGCGATTCCTTGAACGTACGCCCTATCGCCATTACTTCCCCGACCGATTTCATTTGTGTTCCGAGTACGTCTTCGGCCCCGGGGAATTTCTCAAAAGCCCATTTAGGTATTTTAGTTACGACATAGTCGATCGTCGGCTCGAAGGATGCCGGCGTCTTCATTGTAATGTCGTTTGGGATCTCGTCGAGTGTGTAGCCTACCGCCAATTTCGCAGCGATCTTGGCAATCGGAAAGCCGGTGGCCTTAGACGCCAGTGCCGACGATCGCGAAACCCTGGGATTCATTTCGATAATACGAATGTCTCCATTCTCAGGATTAACGGCGAATTGTATGTTCGATCCGCCCGTCTCGACACCGACCTTGCGAATGCAGGCGATCGACATATCACGCAATCGCTGATACTCAACATCCGTTAACGTTTGCGCCGGTGCGACTGTGATCGAATCACCCGTATGGACGCCCATCGGGTCGAAGTTTTCGATCGAGCAGATGATAACGACGTTGTCTTTGAGATCACGCATTACCTCGAGTTCAAACTCTTTCCAACCCAAGATCGACTCTTCGACCAGTATTTGCGAGTTAGGCGAAGCCATTAGTCCGCCTCTGGCGATCTCTTCGAATTCCTCCGGATTATAGGCAGTACCGCCGCCCGTGCCGCCCAGCGTAAAACTCGGCCTGATGATCGCAGGGTAACCCGTCTCTTCAACGATCTTCTTAGCCTCTTCCCACGTGTGAGCAAACCCGCCTCTTGCCGACGGCACACCGATCTCGTCCATCGCGGCCTTAAATAGTTCGCGGTCCTCGCCCACCTTGATCGCGTTGATATTGGCCCCGATCAGCTTTACACCGAATTTATCCAAAACCCCGCGTTCAAACAATTCGACGGAGAGATTAAGTCCGGTTTGTCCACCGACGGTGGGTAATAGTGCATCGGGACGCTCTTTTTCGATAATTGCAGTTACGGTCTCAACGGTTAGCGGTTCGACATAAGTGCGGTCGGCGATCTCGGGGTCCGTCATTATCGTTGCCGGATTTGAGTTGACCAATACGACCTCAAACCCCTCTTCTTTGAGCGCCCGACAGGCTTGCGTTCCCGAATAGTCGAATTCGCACGCCTGACCAATGACAATCGGGCCGGAGCCGATTATTAGGATCTTATGTATATCAGTGCGTTTTGGCATTTGTAAACAACCGATTATACAAAAAAAGTGCGGTCTATATAACCGCACTTTTCAAATTCGATGATCGGGATCGTTTAGAATGGGATCCTCGGAACCTTTGGGATCTTATTTTCGATCTTTTGCTTAGCAGCATCGACTACGATCTTCCCTGATAGTACATTATCGAGTCGTGAGGCAAGCACGGGATTAAGCTTTCTGAGCTTGTCGTTGATCTTTTTAGCTTCTTTTTTGTTCCCGCTCGCATTGTATGCCTCGCCGAGATTAAATAGGCCGAATGAGTTCACTCCGTCCAGGTCTACGACCCGCCGGAATGTCGCCACCGCATTTCCGAGATCATTAAGGCCGCGATAGCCGAGACCGAGCTGATTTATCGCTATCACCCAATTTTGTTTCAGATTTACCGCTACGTTCAGTGCGGTCACTGCTGCCTGATACTCGCCCAGTCCATTATGCGTCGAGCCGAGATTCAAGTACGCTGCATCCAACTTTGGGTCCTTCTCGACGGCTTTTTGTAGAAATGACTTGCCGAGTTCGAAGTCGGCCTTGGCACCTGCCTCGTCTTTGGCCTCCCTTTTTGCAACACCCGAATTATAGTAGGCCCATCCCATATTTGAATCGTCGACTGCCGTCGGGCTCAATTCCCGTGCGGTTGCGAGCCTGGCAACGGATTTATCCCACTCGTTGGTCTTCCCGAGACAGAATCCCCACTCGCTGTAAAGCTCGGGTGTCTTGATCGTTTCCGAGGCGATCTTGTATTCGGCATTTGCGTCGGCGAATCTTCCAAGTTGCCGATAGCAACTTGCGAGATTAGCGTGAGCCTGTGCGTTTGAAGGGTCGTTACGGATCACTGTCTCGTAGGACGTAGCCGATTTAGTGTAATCGCCTGCATTGTAGTACCACACGCCAAGTTCAAATGCCGCCGGCGTAAATTTGGGGTCAATGTCCAGTGTCCGCGTATAAGCGGCGACGATAGCATCATTTTGGCCGATCCGATTCAGTGTATGCCCGCGATAATAGTTTGCCATCAGGTTCCTGCTGTCGAGTTCCAGCACGCGGTCAAATGCGGCGAGGGCGGCGGCATTGTTATTTTGTTTATAAAGCACCAATCCTTTCAGATAACGCATCTCAACGCTGTCCGAACCCGCTGATTCGGCCTTGGCCAGACACGCCTCCGCCTTTGCCAGCTCGCCCGCATCAAGGTACGCCAGGCCTAGTGCGGTATTTATATCGCCAAGGGTCGGATCGATCGCGAGAGCCTTTTCATAGTTGAGTATCGCTTTTGCGGTCTGCTTTTTGCCGTCATAGATCGAGCCCAATTTCGCATAAGCGACGTCATTTTTATTGTCGAGCTTTATCGCTTCGTCAAAGTAGACAATGGCCGATTCGCTGTTTGCATCACCGGCCGCCGCAATGCCTTTTTCAGTGAGAGCATCGCTAAGGCCGTCGCTTGCACGCTTGTTTCGGGGGTTCTGAACTAATGCGGCACGATAATTCGTGATCGCAAGATCTGTTTGTCCGCCGTCGAGATTGGCCTCTGCCTTAGTTGTCAGAGTATTAGACAATGCGATCTTTTTATTTGCCGCCGCTATAGCGGCTTTCTTACGTGCAGCGATCAAGGACGCTCGCCGCCTCTTGGCCGCGGCCGCGATCTGGGCATTGGTACGTTTTGCATTGGCTCCGCCACCCGCGGCCTCACCCAAAAACGAATAAGCCGAGCCGAAACTCGCCTGCGGTTTCTTGCTTCCGTTACGAAATACGAATGCACTCCCGCCACCACCTATGCTCTCAGTGGCAACAAGGTCCTGTGCACGCACCGCAGTCGCTTGCGGCATCAGCGAAAATAGGACAGCAACAACGATCGACGATCTTAATATCGGGGAACGAAATACCATAATAAACCTCAACCTAAACGTAGATTATACCTAAGAAGGACGTAGTTCGGTAAAAAATTTGCATAAGCTAAAAACCGATAAATATGGGTTCAGGCTCAAGCACAATTCCAAATTTTGAACTGACGCTATTTTTGATGAGTTCTTTCAGTTCAATAATGTCGTTTGAACCGGCATCGCCGTTGTTGACGATCGCGAGGGTATGATTGGTCGAGATCCCCGCCCGTCTAAGCTTAAAGCCTTTCACGAAGCCCGCTTTTTCGATAAGCCAGGCTGCCGGAATTTTCACCTTTTCGTTATCTGCCGGATAATTTGGCATATCACCAAATTGTGAAATCAACTCCCGAAATTCCGCTGCGGATATTACCGGATTCTTGAAAAATGACCCTGCACTGCGTGAATTTACATCGGCTGGGTCGATGACCATCGATTTCGACCGGCGGATCGCCAAGATCGCCTCACGAACCTCGCTCAGCTTCGGATCACGGCCCAAAAATCTTTCGATGAGTTCCGTGTACGCTAATTTGGGCACGCCGTCACGGATCAATTCAAATTTGACGTTCGTTACGATGTAGCGGTCTCGGTGGGTCGAGTTAAAAATGCTCTTGCGGTATGAGAATGAACAATCTGCATTCGCCATTTCGATGATTGCACCCGACAGCCTATCCAGACATCGAACAGATACTATCGTCTCACTCACCTCTTGGCCGTAGGCTCCAACATTTTGGATGGGAGTGCCGCCTACCAGTCCCGGTATGCCGCTCAAACACTCGACGCCCGTCAATCCTCGGTCAACTGCAAAAGCGACGAAACTATCCCAGTCCTCGCCCGCACCGACCGAGAGTTCGACCCGCTTCCCTTCTCGTGCGGTCTCGATCATGCCCTTGATCGCGATCTTGACGACCAGTCCGTCAAACCCGCTATCTGATATCACGACATTGCTGCCGCCGCCCAAGATAAACAAGTTAAGGTCGTTTTCTTTCGCGAATCCAAGTGCTTTTATCAGTTCGTCTTCAGAAGATACCTCGACGAAATATCTAGCCGCGCCGCCGACCTTCAGCGTGGTCAACGGGGCGAGCGGCGTATTTGATCGCAATTTGATAGCCGGTGGCACAGAAGACTATTTCTTTACCGCTCCCATCGAGATCAGCTCAAGTTGACCGGCGAGATTCTTTTGACCCATTTTGACAAGCTTCTGATACGCCTGTTTTGCGCCGCTCAGATTGCCGTTTCTAAACTCGGCCTCGCCAAGATTGTAGATAGCGCTTACAAAATTGGGGTCCTTGTCGATCGCCTTCTTAAAGTTATTGATCGCATCCTTATAGTTATTCAGCTTGCGATAGGCGATCCCAAGTTCGTTTAATGCAAAGACCCATTTCGGCTCCTTCCTCACAACCTTAGTCAATGCATCGACCGCACCGCTATAATCGCCGAGATCGGTTAGCGTCATTCCAAGATTAAGCTGAGGTCCCTCAACGAAAACCGGATTTGCCGCAACCGCCTTTTCGAGATTTATCTTTGCTGATTGCAATTTTAACAGCCGATCCGACTCTCGCTTTTCATACTGATCGATACGTGCAGCGTTGTAATACGCCCAACCGAGATTGGCAAAGTCGGCCGCATTTCCGCCGCCGAGTTCGACCGCCTTTTCAAGTGCCTTGATCGCCGCAGGCCATTGGCAAGGAACAAAATTCCTTTGATTGACTTCACATTGACGCCCGATCACGTACCCGACCTTGCTATAAATATCGGCGATCTCATCCTTACCAAAATCTTTACTCCGCGACATAAAGAGCGTCGCCAGGTCATAATTGGATTGCGCTTCGGTAAAATTGCCCATCATACGGTGGGCGTCACCCAGTGCGGCAAAAACTTCGCCGCTGTCGTTCTTGAGTCGAGCGGCTTGCTTATACGCGATGACCGCATCGGCATACTTGTCGGTGCTATAAAATGCCTCGCCGAGGCTAGTCCAGGCCTCAAGGTACTTCGGCTTAAGGCTAACCGCTTTCTGGTAATCGGCGATCGCCTCATTGGTTCGGCCAGTCCGCATTAACGCTTCACCCGAGTTGAAAAATACCTCGGCATTGTTCGGGTCGAGTTGTTTTGCACGTTGAAAGGCCGCCAGTGCCTCGGGGTTTCGGTTTTGCGAAAGTCGGATCATACCGAGAAACAACTGGGTCTCCGCCATATCCGGTGCGATCGCAAGGGCTTTGGTCAATAATTCATCGGCCTTTGCGATCTCGCCTTTTTGGAAATAAAGCACACCTAACGGCAGATATATCTCCGACAGTGCCTTGTCGTTAGCCAGAGCCTTTTCATAACTTGCGATCGCAAGATCGGCCTGATCGAGATCGTTATATACCTCACCGAGCCCAAATAATGCCGCTGCGTTATTAGCATTAAATTTTAGGCCCTCAAGAAAAAACGCCTTTGCCGTCGATGACTGGTCCTTGATAAGAAGGTCGTTACCCTTGGCGGCGAGAGCGTCGCTCAGTCCATCAGCGGCCTTCTTATTTTTAGCGTCAAGCGTGACGGATTCGCGGAAAAACTTCATTGAGTTTTCGAGGTCATTCTGATCAATATAATATTCACCGACGCCGGCAAAAAGACGCGATGCCTGATCCTTGGGCATCGTCCGTACGCTTGGCGGCAGATTGTCCGGATCGACGACCGTCGACCGGGCTCTGCGAGGCTGTACTTTAGCTAGTGTCTCGTATTGGATCTTGATCCGTTTAACCGTTTCCAGGCGTTGAGCCTTAGTGCGTCCTGTGCGCGCGGCAGGCGAGTATTTTTTTGAGGTCTTGGCAGAGTTTCGGAAAACGAAAACGCTTGAACCACCCGTAATGTCGCTCACCGGCACAAGATCCTGTCCAAAAACCTGAATACAAGCTGACGAGACCGACAACATCAACACTATCGATATAGCCGATCGAAAGACACTTAACTTTTTCAACATTAGATTTCCTCTCGCAATCGCGAAGCGATGTAAATAACGGAACGTTTTGCCGAAAGGTTCGATGACCTTTCGAGTGGTAGACGTTTTCCGCGTTTTGTTTTTGCCGGAAGATTAAAGCCCTGAAGCGAATTTTAACACGGAAACGCGCAGATCGGGCCGCCATTTTTCAATTCAGCGGCCCCGTCGATGTTTTTCGATAAACCTGTTTGCAGCCGTTATTGGCTAACGTTGGTTCGGCGAACTTTGATCAATGCTCTTCGCAAAAATCCAAATGGGAATCGGGTGGCAAACCGGCGATATTTGTCCACGTCCTGCAGTGAATAAAGATAAGCATTGTGATTGTCGACCAATCTCTCCATCACTCGTGGGTGACGGTGGATAGGAAAATCACCGATCTCTATGACAAAGACCAGATTCGGCAGGATGTATCCGTGAAACTTGGTCCCATTATCCTGGAGATATTTTACCGCAGTCGCAATGCCGTTATAGGTGATCTGCGAATCGTGAAACATTATCGCCCCGTTTTCCGCCAAGACATCGAGGCAAAATCTAAAGTCGCGAAACACCGCCTCATCGGTGTGCTCGCCATCGATAAAACAAAGATGCATCTTGCCCTCGATGCTTCCCGGCTTGATCGTCGCCGTGTCGCCGTCGATGGTCGTGATCTTTTCGATATTTCCGGCCGCTTCTTTCAAAAGCTCGAGCATCCGCTCGGTCGAGTTATTTTGGTATACCCAATCATAACCACGTGCGTCCGGCTGGCTCTCAGGCCGCTTATCGATCGAAACGACGCGTGAGCATCGGTCATCCAGCAGGTATGGCTGAATACTACCGCCGAGATAAGATCCGATCTCAAGGTAATTGAACCCCGGTGTAAGTTCGCCTACCGCGAGTTCGCACGCGAGCAGCGATGCCCTGTCGTGATCGGTAGATTGGCTCGGGATCTTATCAAAGAGTCCGATATCCAGATTGTTAAGTCGTTCCTGAAAATCACTCATAAAGGAAAAATAGAAAGGCTGATAATACCACACCAACGCAATTGCAGCGGAATTCACACAAAAAGAAAGAGCAGCTTTCGAGGACTGCTCTTTCTAACCCCGATGACACCGACTCCTACGGAATAAACGCATTCTCAGTCGGAATATCAGTGCTGATGCCAAATTGGAATCCCGTGTAACCGGATGTCGACCTCAATAGATGCCAAATCCCGGTTGACGGCCTGAATATCGCGATGTCGGCCTTTCCGTCGCCGTCGTAATCGCCCGCAACGGGCTTATCGCCCGGCGTACCGAATGGGCCGATCAGGAATGAACCATTGTTACTATTGATGATGTACCAGACACCGGTTGACGGACGAAATACAGCAAAATCGGTCTTACCGTCACCGTCAAAATCAGCTGGTGTCGGTATATCACTGTCGATTCCCCAACGGGTCGCCCGCTGAATATTGTCGACACTGCTCTGCCACCACCAATTTCCGTCCGACGGACGATAGATCGCGATGTCGGATTTGCCGTCACCGTCAAAATCACCGGTCACAGGTTTGTCGCCTGCGAGCCCGAAATTCTTGTTGTCGGACGAACCATTAGAGCTACTCATCCTTAGCCACTGATTTGTCGACGGTCTAAATACGATGTAATCGGCCCGGCCGTCGCCAGTATAATCAGACGGTCTTGGAATGTCGCCTGCCGCTCCCCAATGTGCATACTTTTGACCGCCGTCGAGCGTACTCAGCGACCACCAATCGCCGCTCGATGGGCGGAATATAGCGATATCCGTCTTTCCGTCACCGTCATAGTCCGCTGGCACGGGAACATCGCCGGCGATCGCAAATATCTGCTGCGTCAGTCCAAAGTCACTGCTTCGCAAAACGTACCACTTGTTCTCAGACGGCCTGAATACCGACACATCCGCCTTACCGTCGCCGTCAAAATCAAACGGCGTGACCCGCGCGAACAGTCCAGGTATGACCTTTGCGATACCTGCCCTTGTCGAACTGTCGATCCGCGAAAAATCACCGCCAACGACCACATTTCCATCCGGCAAAGCGGCCAGCGTCCGCACCGCCCCGTTTGCACCATACTGCATGAACAATTGATCTAGCTGACCGTCCGCACTCAGCCTGACAAAGTAATTTCGCGATGCCCCGTTGACATAATTAAAGGTTCCGCCGATCAGGATACTGTTATCGGACTGCACCGTTAGAGCTTGGAGCCTGAGGTCTGAGCTATTGTTCGAAGTAAATGTCGGTGCAGCAAAAGTAGTATCCGCCGTACCGTCTGAATTTCGTCTAACGATCGCTGATGGCCAGCCGAAGCCAATAAGACAAAGGAATTTGCCGTCTGCTAAAACTCGTATCGTGTCGACCGATGTGATAGATCCGGGATTGAACGCTTGATCGATAGTCCCATTGTTGTTTAACCGAACAAGATTCGACCTGTTAAAACCATCAACACCGGTAAATGACCCGCCGACGAGATATTTGCCGTCATCTAACTGTACCGCCGCGTAGACTGTACCGCTCGAGATCACGGCCGTGAATGTCGTGTCGAGCGTACCGTCCGAGTTTAGTCGAGCCACACGCTCACGGGTAACACCGTTAACCGTCACGAATCCGCCCGAGACGAGTAATTTCGAATCGCCTTGAATAGAAATGTCATAGACGGAATTGATCAAGGGCACAAATGCCGTATCCAGCGTACCGTCCGAATTGATCCTGGCAAAACCGGCTTTAGGCGTGCCGTTATAACTCGTAA
This is a stretch of genomic DNA from Chloracidobacterium sp.. It encodes these proteins:
- a CDS encoding UDP-N-acetylmuramate dehydrogenase, with product MKLRSNTPLAPLTTLKVGGAARYFVEVSSEDELIKALGFAKENDLNLFILGGGSNVVISDSGFDGLVVKIAIKGMIETAREGKRVELSVGAGEDWDSFVAFAVDRGLTGVECLSGIPGLVGGTPIQNVGAYGQEVSETIVSVRCLDRLSGAIIEMANADCSFSYRKSIFNSTHRDRYIVTNVKFELIRDGVPKLAYTELIERFLGRDPKLSEVREAILAIRRSKSMVIDPADVNSRSAGSFFKNPVISAAEFRELISQFGDMPNYPADNEKVKIPAAWLIEKAGFVKGFKLRRAGISTNHTLAIVNNGDAGSNDIIELKELIKNSVSSKFGIVLEPEPIFIGF
- a CDS encoding class I SAM-dependent methyltransferase; the encoded protein is MSDFQERLNNLDIGLFDKIPSQSTDHDRASLLACELAVGELTPGFNYLEIGSYLGGSIQPYLLDDRCSRVVSIDKRPESQPDARGYDWVYQNNSTERMLELLKEAAGNIEKITTIDGDTATIKPGSIEGKMHLCFIDGEHTDEAVFRDFRFCLDVLAENGAIMFHDSQITYNGIATAVKYLQDNGTKFHGYILPNLVFVIEIGDFPIHRHPRVMERLVDNHNAYLYSLQDVDKYRRFATRFPFGFLRRALIKVRRTNVSQ
- a CDS encoding tetratricopeptide repeat protein yields the protein MVFRSPILRSSIVVAVLFSLMPQATAVRAQDLVATESIGGGGSAFVFRNGSKKPQASFGSAYSFLGEAAGGGANAKRTNAQIAAAAKRRRASLIAARKKAAIAAANKKIALSNTLTTKAEANLDGGQTDLAITNYRAALVQNPRNKRASDGLSDALTEKGIAAAGDANSESAIVYFDEAIKLDNKNDVAYAKLGSIYDGKKQTAKAILNYEKALAIDPTLGDINTALGLAYLDAGELAKAEACLAKAESAGSDSVEMRYLKGLVLYKQNNNAAALAAFDRVLELDSRNLMANYYRGHTLNRIGQNDAIVAAYTRTLDIDPKFTPAAFELGVWYYNAGDYTKSATSYETVIRNDPSNAQAHANLASCYRQLGRFADANAEYKIASETIKTPELYSEWGFCLGKTNEWDKSVARLATARELSPTAVDDSNMGWAYYNSGVAKREAKDEAGAKADFELGKSFLQKAVEKDPKLDAAYLNLGSTHNGLGEYQAAVTALNVAVNLKQNWVIAINQLGLGYRGLNDLGNAVATFRRVVDLDGVNSFGLFNLGEAYNASGNKKEAKKINDKLRKLNPVLASRLDNVLSGKIVVDAAKQKIENKIPKVPRIPF
- a CDS encoding cyanophycinase, whose translation is MSESDDREIIGGHLLVIGGAEDKYNERRILKKFLELAGGDKAEILIVPVASDFPEFAADVYTQAFRNLGVTNPRVLRATSRQDVVQADVEKLTDGVTGVFMTGGDQMRLVSVLGGTKLAEKLRKMVRDTNVVMAGTSAGAAAMSTSMIVRGDASSHPHKNAVKLSPGLGFLKNIIIDQHFSERGRISRLITAVSYNPYNLGIGIDENTAIILDGKGILEVFGQGSTTIVDGSEITFNEIAEVGDNEAFSICGVQFHVLRDGLVYNYLDRYPMPPPNEFLLPDLG
- a CDS encoding tetratricopeptide repeat protein, encoding MLKKLSVFRSAISIVLMLSVSSACIQVFGQDLVPVSDITGGSSVFVFRNSAKTSKKYSPAARTGRTKAQRLETVKRIKIQYETLAKVQPRRARSTVVDPDNLPPSVRTMPKDQASRLFAGVGEYYIDQNDLENSMKFFRESVTLDAKNKKAADGLSDALAAKGNDLLIKDQSSTAKAFFLEGLKFNANNAAALFGLGEVYNDLDQADLAIASYEKALANDKALSEIYLPLGVLYFQKGEIAKADELLTKALAIAPDMAETQLFLGMIRLSQNRNPEALAAFQRAKQLDPNNAEVFFNSGEALMRTGRTNEAIADYQKAVSLKPKYLEAWTSLGEAFYSTDKYADAVIAYKQAARLKNDSGEVFAALGDAHRMMGNFTEAQSNYDLATLFMSRSKDFGKDEIADIYSKVGYVIGRQCEVNQRNFVPCQWPAAIKALEKAVELGGGNAADFANLGWAYYNAARIDQYEKRESDRLLKLQSAKINLEKAVAANPVFVEGPQLNLGMTLTDLGDYSGAVDALTKVVRKEPKWVFALNELGIAYRKLNNYKDAINNFKKAIDKDPNFVSAIYNLGEAEFRNGNLSGAKQAYQKLVKMGQKNLAGQLELISMGAVKK
- the carB gene encoding carbamoyl-phosphate synthase large subunit: MPKRTDIHKILIIGSGPIVIGQACEFDYSGTQACRALKEEGFEVVLVNSNPATIMTDPEIADRTYVEPLTVETVTAIIEKERPDALLPTVGGQTGLNLSVELFERGVLDKFGVKLIGANINAIKVGEDRELFKAAMDEIGVPSARGGFAHTWEEAKKIVEETGYPAIIRPSFTLGGTGGGTAYNPEEFEEIARGGLMASPNSQILVEESILGWKEFELEVMRDLKDNVVIICSIENFDPMGVHTGDSITVAPAQTLTDVEYQRLRDMSIACIRKVGVETGGSNIQFAVNPENGDIRIIEMNPRVSRSSALASKATGFPIAKIAAKLAVGYTLDEIPNDITMKTPASFEPTIDYVVTKIPKWAFEKFPGAEDVLGTQMKSVGEVMAIGRTFKESLFKGLRSLEAVKPLRLVDVPDAELQRKLARPNSQRFSYLTYAVQIGYSLEEIHRLTRIDPWFLDQLKQVMDLQDAMGTIPLQEISRDLMLSLKECGLSDRRISFLTDSPEVEVRNYRQTLQIRPVYKRVDTCGAEFESFTPYLYSTYEEECEAEPTSRRKIMILGSGPNRIGQGIEFDYCCCHASFALREADFETIMVNCNPETVSTDYDTSDRLYFEPLTYEDVMNIVEVEKPEGVIVQFGGQTPLNLADRLHAAGVPIIGTSPDSIDLAEDRERFGALLAELKIPCPDNSSVTSADEAKSVANKIGYPIIVRPSFVLGGRAMAIVYDDESLDEYMRSAVDASPAKPILIDKFLERAAEVDVDALADDDTVVIAGIQGHIEEAGIHSGDSSSVLPAQKIAQEHLATIRHYTNLLAKALKVKGLMNIQYAIKDDRVYVLEVNPRASRTVPFVAKATGVPIAKIASLVMAGHKRLADFNLPDVLPVPKIFVKSPVFPFKKFAGVDPILGPEMHSTGEVMGVGATFGEAYGKAMEGAGLRLPLSGRAFISVNEVDKGQAVLLARRLSNLGFDLVATFGTAKRLHEVGLECETTFKVNEGRPNIADLIRQGEIALIINTPLGKVSHFDEKAIRKAALQFNVPCVTTITGAEALIEAIGTKLTSETLTVRSLQEIHAEKSVTADEIR